AGGATTAGATAAAGAGAAGTGGGCTGCATTCCAACGAGTACGTGATGAAATTGGTCACCGTATTCAACAATTTGCTAAAACATCATGATAAGTTCATGAAAGTTATATGAACACTACTTACTATATTTTTAAATTATCATGTATTGTCATGTATATGAGTTGAATCGTTCTATTTTTAAAAAGCTCTTGACCCTGTAGTTGGGTACAGACTCTATAATGATAACTGAGGAGGGAAAGGACATGAATGGTCTGACGATAAGTCAAATAGCAAAACGCTCTAACGTTAATATTGAGACAGTGAGATATTATGAAAAACGTGGACTTATTTCTGAACCTCCTCGGACGGAATCTGGATACCGGAAGTTTCCGCAAGGCGTTATTAAAGACCTCCAATTTATTAAACGTGCACAAGATGTTGGGTTTACGCTTGAAGAAATAAAAAAGCTGTTATTAGCTTCTAATAATGAAGACTTTCATTCAGAAGAAGTATACGAATTTGCGATGAATAAAATCCAAGAAATCGAGAAAAAAATCCACGATTTTAACCACATGAAATCGT
The Salicibibacter kimchii DNA segment above includes these coding regions:
- a CDS encoding MerR family transcriptional regulator, whose product is MNGLTISQIAKRSNVNIETVRYYEKRGLISEPPRTESGYRKFPQGVIKDLQFIKRAQDVGFTLEEIKKLLLASNNEDFHSEEVYEFAMNKIQEIEKKIHDFNHMKSLLGELAAKCPGSGTPKDQCPIIKNLSKGEIEDG